A portion of the Psilocybe cubensis strain MGC-MH-2018 chromosome 10, whole genome shotgun sequence genome contains these proteins:
- a CDS encoding 3-ketodihydrosphingosine reductase TSC10 — translation MFGLFSKKWNPEGKHVYITGGSSGLGLGLAHILAQKGAHISIVARSQSKLDEAIESIEKLRVNPSQIFKAYSHALDSGDAAAKALQLVAEAHGGELPDAIFTCAGSSKPMFFIDTTEQDMVDGMTNAYWLQAWTAWAATKQMVKAGKKGAKIVFVSSLLGYMSFLGYTSYTPGKHALRGLADTLHSELKLYGIDVHIYFPGTMFTPGYEEENKTKPAITQAIEGTDGLTSDQAAQALYKGVVNGNYHISGDLITDLFHASTRGSAPRNNWLLEGLYDLVAYFAVPVWRSGVESQVLAHRDEHQTYLAKKGFFS, via the exons ATGTTTGGTCTTTTCTCCAAAAAGTGGAACCCGGAGGGCAAA CATGTCTATATAACAGGAGGAAGTtcgggattgggattgggtcTTGCCCATATTCTCGCTCAAAAGGGAGCACACATTTCCATTGTCGCGAGGAGTCAGAGCAAATTGGACGAGGCCATTGAATCTATCGAG AAACTGCGAGTGAACCCCTCGCAAATCTTCAAAGCGTATTCTCATGCGCTGGACTCTGGTGATGCGGCAGCCAAAGCTCTTcaactggttgctgaggctCATGGCGGTGAACTGCCCGACGCCATCTTTACATGCGCTGGATCTTCAAAACCAATGTTCTTCATTGACACAACGGAGCAGGACATGGTGGATGGAATGACGAATGCGTATTGGTTGCAGGCATGGACAGCTTGG GCCGCTACAAAACAAATGGTCAAGGCCGGGAAGAAAGGCGCCAAAATTGTATTCGTGTCATCGCTTCTCGGGTATATGAGTTTCTTGGGGTATACCTCGTACACGCCAGGGAAACATGCGCTAAGAG GCCTTGCTGACACTCTCCACTCGGAACTCAAACTCTACGGCATCGACGTCCACATTTACTTCCCTGGTACAATGTTTACACCCGGCTATGAGGAGGAGAACAAGACAAAACCAGCCATTACACAGGCTATAGAAGGTACGGACGGATTGACCTCGGACCAGGCAGCGCAGGCGTTATATAAAG GCGTCGTGAACGGAAATTACCATATCTCTGGCGACTTAATTACTGACCTATTCCACGCATCAACGCGTGGGTCTGCTCCGAGAAACAATTGGCTATTGGAGGGACTGTATGATTTGGTCGCTTAT TTTGCCGTCCCAGTGTGGCGGTCTGGGGTAGAGTCACAGGTACTTGCGCACCGGGACGAACATCAGACATACCTCGCCAAGAAAGGATTCTTCTCGTAA
- a CDS encoding Alpha-amylase → MGIIKLTSLLGLFSYAVAGPVWSNSSLDARATSSKSVIIQMFEWTWDSVAAECTSFIGPAGYGFVQVSPPQEHITGSQWWTDYQPVSYILTSKRGNRSQFQNMIATCHAAGVKVIADTIFNHMAGVDSGTGVAGSSFTHYVYPGIYQNQDFHHCGLEPGDDIVNYDNRLEVQTCELVNLADLATDTEYVRSRLAQYGNDLLSLGVDGLRLDAAKHIAATDLANIVSRLSPAPYITQEVIWGAGEPIQPSEYTGIGEVQEFRYTTALKNAFSGGGISSLQNLDNQGWVSGSQANVFVSNHDTERNGDSLNINSPSNTYITATIFSLAHPYGRPTILSSFSFSTTDDGAPNGGSGTCSATGGSAGWLCQHRFVAISGMVGFRNNVGTAALTNWVSPQSEQIAFGRGALGFVAINNADSTWSSTFTTSLPDGSYCDVISGKSSSGLCTGTGITVSGGAFTATVPARSAIAIHTGALGAGSVATVPTPSGSVAVLFQETATTTFGQNIFLVGSISQLGSWAPASAIALSSASYPVWTVTVSLPAGTTFQYKFIRKNTDGSITWESDPNRQATVGNSGTTTLTTSWR, encoded by the exons ATGGGCATTATCAAGTTAACCTCTCTGTTAGGGCTATTTTCCTATGCCGTTGCAGGCCCTGTTTGGTCAAATTCCAGCCTCGATGCTCGGGCCACATCTTCAAAGTCGGTCATCATTCAAATGTTTGAATGGACTTGGGATAGCGTCGCAGCAGAATGCACCAGTTTTATTGGTCCTGCCGGCTATGGTTTCGTCCAAG TCAGCCCTCCCCAGGAACACATTACCGGCTCTCAATGGTGGACTGATTACCAACCTGTCTCCTATATTCTAACTTCCAAGCGCGGTAACCGCTCTCAATTCCAAAA CATGATTGCGACATGCCATGCTGCTGGTGTTAAAGTTATTGCAG ATACCATTTTCAACCATATGGCTGGAGTCGACTCCGGAACGGGGGTGGCTGGAAGCTCTTTCACCCATTACGTCTATCCTGGAATTTATCAAAATCAG GACTTCCACCATTGCGGACTCGAGCCAGGGGACGATATTGTCAACTACGATAACCGCCTTGAAGTCCAAACATGTGAATTGGTTAACTTAGCCGA TCTTGCAACAGATACGGAATACGTTCGATCGCGTCTGGCGCAATACGGGAACGATCTCTTGTCACTCGGTGTGGATGGTCTTAGGCTCGATGCTGCAAAAC ATATTGCTGCCACCGATCTTGCAAACATCGTTTCCAGACTCTCTCCTGCTCCTTACATCACCCAAGAGGTTATTTGGGGAGCTGGGGAACCTATACAGCCTTCGGAATATACGGGGATTG GAGAGGTACAAGA ATTTAGGTACACAACCGCTCTCAAAAATGCTTTTTCCGGAGGAGGCATTTCGAGTTTGCAGAACCTCGACAATCAAG GTTGGGTCTCTGGATCGCAGGCAAATGTATTCGTATCGAATCACGATACTGAAAGA AACGGGGATTCGTTAAACATCAACTCTCCCTCTAATACATACATTACTGCTACTATATTTTCGCTGGCCCACCCTTACGGAAGACCCACCATCCTATCAAGCTTCTCCTTTTCAACAACAGACGATGGAGCTCCTAATGGAG GATCGGGGACATGTAGTGCAACAGGAGGCTCTGCAGGATGGCTCTGCCAACACCGTTTCGTCGCAATAAGCGGTATGGTAGGGTTCCGCAACAATGTCGGAACAGCAGCTCTTACCAATTGGGTTTCTCCTCAATCTGAGCAAATCGCCTTTGGACGGG GTGCTCTTGGATTCGTAGCAATTAATAATGCAGATTCCACATGGAGCTCCACCTTCACTACGTCTTTGCCTGATGGATCTTACTGCGATGTGATTAGTGGAAAGTCATCTTCAGGACTGTGTACTGGCACTGG GATAACTGTCTCGGGTGGGGCATTCACTGCCACAGTACCCGCACGCAGTGCTATTGCCATTCACACCGGTGCACTCGGTGCAGGCTCAGTTGCGACCGTTCCGACACCATCTGGAAGTGTTGCCGTATTATTCCAGGAAACTGCAACCACAACGTTTGGACAG AATATTTTTCTTGTTGGGAGCATTTCCCAACTTGGGTCATGGGCGCCTGCTTCGGCT ATTGCTCTTTCTTCAGCGTCGTATCCAGTGTGGACTGTGACGGTATCTCTACCTGCAGGAACAACCTTCCAGTATAAATTTATCAGAAAGAATACTGATGGAAGT ATCACCTGGGAATCAGATCCAAATCGCCAAGCAACTGTTGGAAACTCGGGAACGACGACGCTAACGACATCTTGGAGATGA
- a CDS encoding putative endo-beta-1,4-glucanase D codes for MKLSGLVGIAILAQSASAHYIWNTLIAGSTTSSAAVRQPINNSPVTSVTSNDVRCNVSPGAASQTVSVSAGSTIGFKLDNTLYHQGPAAIYLGKAPGSVASWDGSGANWFKIAEWGATFNPFTFTDFNLAQLTTTIPSNTPSGEYLVRIEQIGLHVAGAPQWYISCAQINITGGGSGNPSKVSIPGYVSASDPGLTVNIYNPVPTSYTVPGPRPWRG; via the exons ATGAAGCTCTCTGGTCTCGTCGGTATTGCCATCTTGGCGCAAAGCGCGTCCGCTCACT ACATCTGGAACACCTTGATTGCTGGAAGCACCACCTCCAGCGCGGCCGTTCGTCAACCCATCAACAACTCCCCCGTCACTTCTGTTACGTCGAACGACGTCCGATGCAATGTATCTCCCGGAGCTGCGTCGCAAACTGTTTCGGTTTCTGCCGGCAGTACTATCGGCTTCAAACTCGACAACACTCTCTACCACCAAGGACCCGCTGCTATCTACCTCGGCAAGGCTCCTGGATCTGTCGCTAGCTGGGATGGCAGTGGTGCTAACTGGTTCAAG ATCGCTGAATGGGGTGCCACCTTCAACCCATTCACTTTCACCGACTTCAACCTTGCTCAACTTACGACCACTATCCCATCGAACACTCCTTCTGGAGAG TACCTGGTGCGCATTGAGCAAATTGGTCTCCATGTTGCTGGTGCACCTCAATGGTATATTTCCTGCGCTCAAATCAACATCACTGGCGGTGGGTCTGGCAACCCTTCCAAGGTCTCCATTCCCGGATATGTCTCTGCATCCG ACCCAGGATTGACTGTCAACATCTACAACCCCGTCCCGACCTCATACACC GTCCCCGGACCGAGGCCCTGGCGCGGATGA
- a CDS encoding OV-16 antigen, translating into MTDTQVTDCIKHLKSGQVIPDVIPASSTFAPNIFFSVVWPSNGTEVKVPGSTVPRDATINEPRIRLLPTFVSNDEARYTLVMTDPDAPSRKDPKFGQWRHWIVSGLSLPTVSASSPQGEIIANSGLTITPYYPPEPPAGSGLHRYVFLLFKEPPEGVSIPDNAIERKAEPGSRSKWDAMKFAHQCKLKLVGVNFFETEVNAHV; encoded by the exons ATGACCGACACTCAAGTTACAGATTGCATCAAGCATCTCAAATCCGGGCAGGTGATTCCAGATGTTATCCCAGCCTCTAGCACTTTCGCTCCaaacatatttttttctgtcGTGTGGCCTTCCAATGGAACAGAAGTAAAGGTTCCAGGTTCCACGGTCCCGCGCGATGCGACGATCAATGAACCTCGAATCAGACTTCTCCCGACCTTCGTTTCCAATGACGAGGCTCGCTATACTCTGGTCATGACAGACCCCGACGCCCCTTCCAGAAAAGATCCGAAATTTGGTCAATGGAGACATTGGATA GTTTCCGGTCTCAGTTTACCTACTGTGTCAGCCAGCAGTCCCCAAGGAGAAATTATAGCGAATTCAGGACTTACTATCACCCCATATTACCCCCCTGAACCTCCTGCAGGTTCTGGCCTTCACAGATATG TATTCCTGCTTTTCAAAGAGCCACCAGAAGGGGTTTCGATTCCAGACAATGCGATAGAACGCAAAGCTGAACCTGGTAGTCGGTCGAAATGGGATGCTATGAAGTTTGCACATCAGTGTAAGCTCAAATTAGTCGGTGTCAATTTCTTTGAAACGGAGGTCAATGCACACGTTTGA